The Acidianus manzaensis genome has a window encoding:
- a CDS encoding precorrin-8X methylmutase, which translates to MNEAIVIITHGSRRGTFVEDMQNVAEFLEDKLLREVILSHNEFTEPNWRNVLDELTSKGVKKIVFSLAFLGRGNHIAKDIMGSLGLEMEFYTWKKTNWKGKDIEVYFTRPLADSNLVKIALLSRISRAFNEIHVDAVEDPYEIEDRTMNIIKEMIKDKVENKRYLELYARSVYATGNPDIINHIYISDNFLDSAIEALRGGIEILADIKMVSVGIRWKVRTLIDDERTKELSKKLGITRAEASISLGLKEGSYGIVIGNSPTAILGLLKEEAEVPFVIATPPGFTNAKELKEELIKRKQYPSFVVKGNLGGSNIAVSVMNEVIREAKQ; encoded by the coding sequence ATGAATGAAGCAATAGTTATCATAACTCATGGATCTAGAAGAGGAACTTTCGTTGAAGATATGCAAAACGTAGCTGAGTTTTTAGAGGATAAACTATTGAGAGAAGTTATTCTTTCTCATAATGAATTTACTGAACCTAATTGGAGAAACGTATTAGACGAATTAACTAGTAAAGGAGTCAAAAAAATAGTGTTCTCTTTAGCTTTTCTGGGCAGAGGAAATCATATAGCAAAAGATATAATGGGGTCTTTAGGTTTAGAAATGGAATTTTATACATGGAAGAAAACAAATTGGAAAGGAAAAGATATAGAAGTTTACTTTACTAGGCCATTAGCAGATTCTAACTTAGTAAAAATCGCTTTATTATCTAGAATTTCTAGGGCATTTAATGAAATTCATGTAGATGCTGTAGAAGATCCTTACGAGATAGAAGACAGAACAATGAACATTATCAAAGAAATGATAAAAGATAAAGTAGAAAATAAGAGATACTTAGAATTATACGCTAGATCAGTTTACGCTACTGGAAATCCTGACATAATAAATCATATATACATTTCTGATAATTTTCTAGATTCAGCAATTGAAGCATTAAGAGGAGGAATAGAAATATTAGCTGACATAAAAATGGTCTCAGTAGGAATTAGGTGGAAAGTAAGAACTTTAATTGACGATGAAAGAACAAAAGAATTATCTAAAAAACTTGGAATAACTAGGGCTGAAGCATCAATATCTTTAGGATTAAAAGAAGGATCTTACGGAATAGTTATAGGCAATTCACCAACAGCAATCTTAGGATTACTAAAAGAAGAAGCAGAAGTGCCTTTTGTTATTGCTACACCTCCAGGTTTTACTAATGCGAAAGAGTTAAAGGAGGAATTAATAAAGAGAAAACAGTATCCTTCCTTCGTAGTTAAAGGAAATTTAGGTGGAAGTAATATTGCAGTTTCAGTTATGAACGAAGTAATTAGGGAGGCTAAACAATGA
- a CDS encoding class I SAM-dependent methyltransferase has product MDRFPTFLLSEERKKIENPEKYIPFLISKNDTVAELGCGPGFYCQYLVEYAKKVYCVDKRKEMIEIAKKIAKNAIFLNEDASNTSIPSSSVDVVLFANSFHDMKDKTKVKEEVKRILNKKGKIIIIDWKKEGTPFGPPESIRMSKEDYVKEFSPEFKLQKEFEVGPYHYGLILQRESD; this is encoded by the coding sequence ATGGACAGATTTCCAACATTCTTATTAAGTGAAGAAAGAAAAAAGATAGAAAACCCAGAAAAATACATACCATTCTTAATAAGTAAAAACGACACAGTAGCAGAATTAGGATGTGGACCAGGATTTTATTGTCAATATCTAGTAGAGTATGCCAAAAAAGTATATTGTGTAGATAAAAGAAAGGAAATGATAGAAATAGCTAAGAAAATAGCTAAGAACGCAATATTTTTAAATGAAGACGCTTCAAACACTTCAATACCATCCTCTTCAGTAGACGTTGTACTATTTGCTAATTCATTCCATGATATGAAAGACAAAACAAAAGTAAAAGAAGAAGTAAAAAGAATATTAAATAAAAAAGGAAAAATTATCATAATAGATTGGAAAAAGGAAGGCACACCATTCGGTCCTCCAGAAAGTATCAGAATGAGCAAAGAAGATTACGTAAAAGAATTCTCGCCCGAATTTAAACTACAAAAAGAATTTGAAGTAGGACCATATCATTATGGCTTAATATTACAAAGAGAATCAGATTAA
- a CDS encoding 50S ribosomal protein L13e produces MDRPQAIIKRPTYYFEYSHERKQNRVGRGFSLGELKNAGITLQEAKKLGLRVDIRRKSIHQENVDSLKKYKESLGNQKVSLSKS; encoded by the coding sequence ATGGATAGACCTCAAGCAATTATTAAGAGGCCTACCTACTATTTTGAGTATTCTCATGAGAGAAAGCAAAATAGAGTCGGAAGAGGTTTTAGTTTAGGAGAATTGAAAAATGCTGGAATTACTTTGCAGGAAGCTAAAAAGTTAGGATTAAGAGTAGACATAAGAAGGAAAAGTATACATCAAGAGAACGTAGATTCATTAAAAAAGTATAAAGAAAGTTTGGGGAATCAAAAAGTTAGTCTTTCAAAGAGTTAA
- a CDS encoding APC family permease, with the protein MKRKLNLIEATAVGLGNIIGAGIFVMAGSIIYLAGPGALISFIITGILAITIGLNSAELSSKFPNTEGGVYSFAKLTMGDSVGFLVGWMRMISYAISGAATALGFASYLPFHGLQFIIAGILIVVLSMIYFFGLKLASEIETALVIINVVGLTLFIAFSIIVGKLYISHFTPIAPHGISGIFSGASLAFFAYSGFNTIATLTPDVENGEKTVPKAIILSLIVTSILYILVVFSMLYLLPWQIYGLQGNPLSFALQQAKAPEIVIIAVSSTAIIATITVTLSIIIASARTLKQMAKDELIPRKLSKDTISTAIISAIMVSSLSLGNVELIGLVSNFGTIFSYVITPIAVVISRRREITGKFKAPFYPGLQIIAVALSLIVTASLGKESLMLGVLSLIIGLLIHETHVQINVIEKGKRLNPHGKIY; encoded by the coding sequence GTGAAGAGAAAACTAAACCTCATTGAAGCAACAGCAGTAGGATTAGGAAACATAATAGGAGCAGGAATATTCGTAATGGCAGGAAGCATAATTTACTTAGCAGGACCAGGCGCATTAATTTCCTTCATAATAACTGGTATATTAGCTATAACAATAGGATTAAACAGTGCAGAATTATCATCAAAATTTCCAAATACAGAAGGAGGAGTATACTCATTTGCAAAACTCACAATGGGAGACTCAGTAGGATTCCTAGTAGGATGGATGAGAATGATCTCATACGCAATCTCAGGAGCAGCAACAGCGTTAGGATTTGCCAGTTATTTACCATTTCACGGACTACAATTTATCATAGCAGGAATATTAATTGTAGTTCTTTCAATGATTTACTTCTTCGGATTAAAATTAGCATCAGAAATAGAAACAGCCTTAGTAATCATCAACGTAGTTGGATTAACGTTATTCATAGCATTCTCAATAATTGTAGGAAAATTATATATTTCGCACTTCACTCCAATAGCGCCACATGGCATTTCAGGAATATTCAGCGGAGCGTCCCTAGCTTTCTTCGCCTACTCAGGTTTTAACACCATAGCAACCTTAACTCCAGACGTAGAAAACGGAGAAAAAACAGTACCAAAAGCAATAATCCTTTCATTGATAGTAACATCAATACTTTACATTCTTGTAGTTTTTTCAATGCTATATCTACTACCTTGGCAGATTTACGGATTACAAGGAAATCCATTATCTTTTGCATTACAACAAGCAAAAGCTCCAGAAATCGTAATAATAGCAGTATCATCAACAGCAATAATAGCCACAATAACAGTCACACTTTCAATAATCATAGCATCAGCTAGAACTTTAAAACAAATGGCTAAAGACGAACTAATACCTAGAAAACTATCAAAAGATACAATTTCAACAGCAATAATATCAGCAATAATGGTGTCGTCATTATCCTTAGGAAACGTTGAATTAATAGGTTTAGTATCGAATTTTGGTACAATTTTCTCTTACGTGATTACACCAATAGCAGTAGTAATTTCTAGGAGAAGAGAAATTACAGGAAAATTCAAAGCACCATTTTATCCTGGACTACAAATAATAGCAGTAGCTCTTTCATTAATAGTTACAGCGTCATTAGGAAAAGAATCATTAATGCTAGGAGTCCTATCTTTAATTATCGGCTTATTAATTCACGAAACTCACGTACAAATTAATGTAATAGAAAAAGGAAAAAGACTAAACCCACACGGAAAAATATATTAA
- the soxB gene encoding proton pump complex quinol oxidase subunit SoxB, whose product MKLYPKSELGVTFLYTAGAIAWLLVLGISALWFRTILLSPHISPKSGYAVASLYYFLVTLHGQAGIFIVVPDLALAILAYSLYKSNMSIIHYKIVTLGFYLINIPLIFEFAGGPTTGWYMYPPLSLQAASWIVYGAMKDASLMIGLAYFMIILNTIGVIISGLTMFFDGYKTRPKETKIPIFAAYGMSFSGMFMPITIIALTASALWYSLYFWANVPVNPLTWVVLFWFYGHPVVYYVPFPVFGGLYYLIPKFARSSLFSERWARWNIALLFSFGMIAWVHHLQTWPLPIALRAFITPTTLILAAGSGLTVFNLGMTIWKGKGYNWKDPVGFAAIIALIGFILAGLQALILPINPLNVIVHNTYYVVGHFHLMIWTIIVIGFMSILLDALRTKMGNADFSSLARGMIGGGIGMWTLGALALGYTMSYAGYEGLIRRWVAYPVKFLPFMEAMSYFAVLMGASFVMYAIPVLFTLIPVKTSAFWTGEITAPSNISGIMQVKPADGNKNVTDEFHSQTKK is encoded by the coding sequence ATGAAGTTATATCCTAAATCTGAATTGGGAGTGACTTTCCTATATACTGCTGGCGCAATAGCATGGTTATTAGTTTTAGGAATTTCAGCATTATGGTTTAGAACAATTCTATTAAGTCCTCATATTAGTCCTAAGTCTGGATATGCTGTAGCTTCTTTATACTACTTTCTAGTTACTTTGCATGGTCAAGCTGGTATTTTTATAGTAGTTCCAGACTTAGCTTTAGCAATACTAGCTTATAGTCTTTATAAGAGTAACATGAGTATAATTCATTATAAGATTGTCACTTTAGGTTTTTACTTAATTAATATTCCTTTAATCTTTGAGTTTGCTGGTGGTCCTACAACTGGATGGTATATGTATCCTCCATTATCTTTGCAGGCTGCTTCGTGGATAGTATATGGTGCTATGAAGGATGCTAGCCTTATGATTGGATTAGCATATTTTATGATTATATTAAATACTATAGGTGTAATTATTTCTGGTTTAACAATGTTTTTCGATGGTTATAAGACTAGACCTAAGGAAACTAAGATTCCTATATTTGCTGCTTATGGAATGTCGTTTTCAGGTATGTTTATGCCTATAACTATTATTGCGTTGACTGCTTCAGCTTTATGGTATAGTTTATATTTCTGGGCTAATGTACCGGTAAATCCTTTAACTTGGGTAGTTCTCTTCTGGTTTTATGGTCATCCAGTAGTTTATTACGTACCTTTTCCAGTTTTTGGAGGGTTATATTATCTTATACCTAAATTTGCTAGGTCATCGTTGTTTAGCGAAAGATGGGCTAGATGGAATATTGCTTTACTGTTTAGTTTTGGTATGATTGCTTGGGTTCATCATTTACAAACTTGGCCTTTACCTATAGCTTTAAGAGCTTTCATAACTCCTACAACGCTAATATTAGCTGCAGGTTCTGGATTGACAGTGTTTAATTTGGGAATGACAATTTGGAAAGGTAAAGGATATAATTGGAAGGATCCAGTAGGTTTTGCTGCTATAATTGCGTTAATAGGATTTATCTTAGCTGGGCTGCAAGCGTTAATTTTGCCAATTAATCCATTAAATGTTATCGTTCACAATACTTACTATGTTGTTGGCCACTTCCACTTAATGATATGGACTATTATAGTCATAGGATTTATGTCGATTTTATTGGATGCGTTAAGAACTAAGATGGGTAATGCTGATTTTTCATCTTTAGCTAGGGGAATGATTGGAGGGGGAATTGGAATGTGGACTTTAGGAGCTTTAGCTTTAGGTTATACTATGAGTTATGCTGGTTATGAAGGACTTATTAGAAGATGGGTTGCTTATCCAGTAAAATTCTTACCATTCATGGAGGCTATGAGTTATTTCGCAGTTTTGATGGGTGCAAGTTTTGTAATGTATGCTATTCCTGTGCTATTTACTTTAATTCCTGTGAAGACTTCTGCGTTCTGGACTGGAGAGATTACTGCTCCAAGCAATATCTCTGGCATTATGCAAGTGAAACCAGCTGACGGAAATAAGAATGTTACGGATGAGTTTCACTCTCAAACTAAAAAATAA
- a CDS encoding MFS transporter, producing MEYKWIALSNTTIGVLMAAINGTIIIISLPAIFRGIDINPLTSFQYLLWILMGYNIVTATLLVSFGRLSDIYGRVRLYNLGFLIFTIGSILLFLTPNTGDLGAIELISFRIVQGIGGAFLFANSAAIITDAFPAKERGKALGINQIAALAGSLIGLILGGILSVYYWRYVFLVSVPVGIFGTAWSYLKLKELGLRSKGEGIDWAGNTAFGLGLILLLIGVTYGLMPYGSSQTGWTDPYVMASMISGAALLVSFVFIERKVKYPMFRLELFKNRMFAAGNIASLLRSFAYGGLMIMIVIFLQGIWLPLHGYSYSETPFWAGVYTIPLMLGFVAMGPISGWLSDKYGSRFLATLGMVIVGIGFLLLTTLPYNFNYTEFALMLFFMGLGNGMFASPNTASIMNSVPAKYRGTASGMRSTLQNAGQTASIALFFTIVILSLESSLPTALATAVTNAGAPQLVPLVHNVPVTGALFAAFLGYDPVKALLANVPSNLIPATAIHIMEQRTWFPTAIAPAFMGALRNAFYIGGIMTFIAAIASALRGKRVIAEEKEEKEVIKNA from the coding sequence ATGGAATACAAATGGATAGCCCTAAGTAATACAACAATAGGAGTGTTAATGGCAGCAATAAATGGAACAATAATAATTATTTCCTTACCAGCAATATTTAGAGGAATAGATATTAATCCTTTGACCTCATTTCAATACTTACTTTGGATATTAATGGGATATAACATTGTTACAGCCACATTATTAGTATCCTTTGGAAGGCTATCAGATATATATGGAAGAGTAAGACTATACAACTTAGGATTTCTAATTTTTACAATAGGATCAATCTTACTATTTCTCACTCCAAATACTGGAGACTTAGGAGCAATAGAACTAATTTCGTTTAGAATAGTACAAGGAATAGGAGGGGCATTCCTATTTGCTAACAGTGCAGCAATAATAACAGATGCATTCCCTGCCAAAGAAAGAGGAAAAGCATTAGGAATAAACCAAATAGCAGCACTAGCAGGCTCATTAATAGGCTTAATCTTAGGAGGAATTCTTTCAGTATACTACTGGAGATACGTATTTCTAGTAAGCGTACCAGTAGGAATATTTGGAACAGCCTGGAGTTATCTTAAATTGAAAGAATTAGGCCTAAGATCAAAAGGAGAAGGAATAGACTGGGCAGGAAATACAGCATTCGGTTTAGGCTTAATTCTCCTCCTCATAGGCGTAACTTACGGGCTAATGCCTTATGGTTCTTCACAAACAGGTTGGACAGATCCCTACGTAATGGCATCAATGATATCTGGAGCAGCACTCTTAGTATCTTTCGTCTTTATTGAGAGAAAAGTAAAATATCCAATGTTTAGATTAGAATTATTTAAGAACAGAATGTTTGCAGCAGGAAACATAGCCAGCTTATTGAGATCATTTGCTTACGGTGGATTAATGATAATGATAGTAATATTCTTACAAGGAATATGGTTACCACTTCATGGTTACTCCTATTCTGAAACACCATTCTGGGCAGGAGTTTACACAATACCATTAATGCTAGGTTTTGTAGCAATGGGACCCATTAGCGGATGGTTATCAGATAAATACGGTTCAAGATTTCTAGCAACATTAGGAATGGTAATAGTTGGAATAGGATTTCTATTACTAACAACATTGCCTTATAATTTTAATTATACAGAATTTGCCTTAATGCTATTTTTCATGGGATTAGGCAACGGAATGTTTGCTTCACCAAATACTGCGTCAATTATGAACTCAGTACCAGCAAAATACAGAGGAACTGCATCAGGTATGAGATCAACATTACAAAACGCAGGACAAACAGCTAGTATAGCATTATTCTTTACAATAGTTATTCTATCATTAGAATCATCGTTACCAACAGCATTAGCTACTGCAGTAACAAATGCAGGAGCGCCTCAACTAGTTCCATTAGTGCATAATGTACCAGTTACTGGAGCATTATTCGCAGCATTTTTAGGTTATGATCCAGTAAAGGCATTATTAGCTAACGTTCCGTCAAATTTAATTCCAGCAACAGCAATCCATATAATGGAACAAAGAACTTGGTTCCCCACAGCAATAGCACCAGCATTTATGGGAGCCTTAAGAAATGCATTCTATATAGGAGGAATCATGACATTTATAGCAGCAATAGCTTCAGCTCTAAGAGGAAAGAGAGTTATTGCAGAAGAGAAAGAAGAAAAGGAAGTGATTAAAAATGCTTAA
- a CDS encoding PaREP1 family protein, with protein MKEVKIPDSLYEYLEKINDDVTNTIIKLVIRNIDNQKEKNNLVLSISDEYLKLGDDLKQRGDLINAGEYYWKALSLIMQAVAEIMDLEIVTYQDYFSLIDFLSYKTNDKELIINFSNAEKLHGEFHPRPQEENSFEIREKNLKSLIQKLRPYLINNHSN; from the coding sequence ATGAAAGAAGTTAAAATTCCAGATTCTCTATATGAGTATTTAGAAAAAATTAATGATGATGTAACTAATACAATAATTAAACTTGTTATACGAAATATAGATAATCAAAAAGAAAAAAACAATTTAGTCTTGTCAATATCTGATGAATATCTAAAGTTAGGGGATGATCTAAAGCAAAGAGGAGATCTAATTAACGCAGGAGAATATTATTGGAAAGCCTTATCATTGATTATGCAAGCAGTAGCAGAAATAATGGATCTGGAAATAGTTACTTATCAAGACTATTTTTCTCTAATTGATTTTTTATCATATAAAACAAATGATAAGGAATTAATAATAAATTTTTCGAATGCTGAAAAGCTTCATGGAGAATTTCATCCAAGACCCCAAGAAGAAAATTCCTTTGAAATAAGAGAAAAGAATTTAAAGAGTTTAATACAAAAACTAAGACCATATCTGATAAATAATCATTCTAATTAG
- a CDS encoding cobalt-precorrin-7 (C(5))-methyltransferase: MIYVIGVGPGDPELISEKALKIINKAEVITGWKSVIERFNFDNEKKKEVIPLNYKEEKNLLEIVFEKAKNKEVAFLDHGDPSVSDFELMSKLRDLSRKYNVKISFIPGISSVLASLAYLGIDLSKVIFITYHVRGPTEDIKKYLNCGRDLLIIPSPYPDGVVSLAKELEKNGCGEGKITVMQKLTYPDQIIKEYKVKELSNSNEKFSDLTIVYVSCGDKNE, encoded by the coding sequence ATGATTTACGTAATAGGTGTAGGACCTGGAGATCCAGAATTAATAAGTGAAAAAGCGTTGAAAATAATTAATAAGGCTGAAGTAATTACTGGTTGGAAGAGTGTAATTGAGAGATTTAATTTTGATAATGAGAAGAAAAAAGAGGTAATTCCTTTAAATTATAAGGAAGAAAAAAATCTTCTAGAAATAGTATTTGAAAAAGCTAAAAACAAGGAAGTGGCTTTTCTAGATCATGGAGATCCTTCAGTCTCTGATTTTGAACTTATGAGTAAATTAAGGGATTTATCTAGAAAGTATAATGTAAAAATTTCTTTTATTCCAGGCATAAGCTCTGTCTTAGCTTCTTTAGCTTACTTAGGAATTGACTTATCTAAAGTAATTTTCATTACATATCACGTTAGAGGACCTACTGAAGATATTAAAAAATATTTGAATTGTGGTAGAGATTTACTCATAATTCCTTCTCCTTATCCTGATGGAGTTGTATCATTAGCTAAAGAGTTAGAGAAGAATGGATGTGGAGAAGGTAAAATTACAGTCATGCAAAAATTAACTTATCCAGACCAAATAATAAAAGAATACAAAGTTAAAGAATTATCCAACAGCAATGAGAAATTTTCTGATTTAACTATTGTATATGTTTCTTGTGGTGATAAAAATGAATGA
- a CDS encoding MarR family winged helix-turn-helix transcriptional regulator, whose amino-acid sequence MLKNEEKVKVFSNIAKINRAMQRELNKRLDKIGLTYLDFLVLRALTEGQSTMVSLSRRFYVTQSAMTIAIDRLERNGLVKRERDKQDRRVIYVKITDEGIKIFQKAIEVYLQLAEEILNGIDTELIMETINNLEKILEKINSLKD is encoded by the coding sequence ATGCTTAAAAATGAAGAAAAAGTAAAAGTGTTCAGTAATATTGCAAAAATAAATAGAGCAATGCAAAGAGAATTAAATAAAAGATTAGACAAAATAGGCTTAACCTACCTAGACTTTCTAGTATTAAGAGCATTAACTGAAGGACAGTCGACTATGGTATCACTTTCAAGAAGATTTTACGTTACTCAATCAGCTATGACAATAGCAATAGACAGATTAGAGAGAAATGGATTAGTAAAAAGAGAAAGGGACAAACAAGATAGAAGAGTAATTTACGTAAAAATAACAGATGAAGGAATAAAAATATTTCAAAAAGCTATTGAAGTATACTTACAATTAGCAGAAGAAATACTCAACGGAATAGATACAGAACTTATAATGGAAACAATAAACAATCTAGAAAAAATATTAGAAAAAATTAACTCTTTGAAAGACTAA
- a CDS encoding DUF4145 domain-containing protein has protein sequence MIYAYPSISGVEYLKTIDDETQIREINSLDQNLFPKGSTLIIRGDYLKLKNTIDINRSLNNFLDFINNGGKVIWIGAPFKYIYVDNLTQAKETIKWLKENFEKFLGIQNFYIGYSKEKGYYVETKLKFLNDLNSICEETKFSSFLGIIPQKADGVPLGDKIVPFNICKSSQNQEYTTSYSIIIGKGQIIRPFINLDIQTSQVLISLIIRSISESVANIFTNKVRLDLLGDYLIDYAQSISLYIMGYYSSAVVVIRKILENIIIEKYLDKLCQTLKERGINVENSCMEIKELKKPVLYTLEREILGKISKIDNQTKNELLFLLDKLEDLRLIGNFGAHKKVKNNDALHAINEAPELIERLENLIAKLETN, from the coding sequence GTGATTTACGCTTACCCTAGCATATCTGGCGTGGAATACTTGAAAACAATAGATGATGAAACCCAAATAAGAGAAATAAATTCATTAGATCAAAACTTATTCCCAAAAGGTTCCACACTCATAATCAGAGGAGATTATCTCAAACTAAAAAATACAATAGATATAAATAGATCATTGAATAATTTTCTAGATTTTATAAATAACGGAGGAAAAGTAATATGGATAGGTGCACCATTTAAATATATTTACGTAGATAACCTAACTCAAGCAAAAGAAACCATAAAATGGTTAAAAGAAAACTTTGAAAAATTTTTAGGAATACAAAACTTCTACATAGGATACAGTAAGGAAAAAGGCTATTACGTAGAAACCAAACTAAAATTTCTAAATGACCTAAATTCAATTTGCGAAGAAACAAAATTTTCAAGCTTTCTAGGAATAATACCACAAAAAGCAGACGGAGTACCATTAGGAGACAAAATAGTACCTTTCAACATATGCAAATCCTCTCAAAACCAAGAATACACAACATCATATTCAATAATTATAGGAAAAGGACAAATAATTAGACCATTTATTAACTTAGACATACAAACAAGCCAAGTATTAATAAGCTTAATAATTAGAAGCATAAGCGAATCAGTAGCAAACATATTCACAAACAAAGTTAGATTAGACCTCCTAGGAGATTACTTAATAGACTATGCTCAATCAATTTCCCTTTATATAATGGGATACTATTCTTCAGCAGTAGTAGTAATAAGAAAAATATTAGAAAACATAATCATAGAAAAATACTTAGACAAATTATGCCAAACACTCAAAGAAAGAGGAATAAACGTTGAAAATTCCTGCATGGAAATCAAAGAACTCAAAAAACCAGTATTATACACTCTAGAAAGAGAAATTTTAGGAAAAATAAGCAAAATAGATAATCAAACAAAAAACGAACTACTATTCCTATTAGACAAACTAGAAGACCTAAGATTGATAGGAAATTTTGGAGCACACAAAAAAGTCAAAAATAACGACGCACTACACGCAATAAACGAAGCACCAGAACTAATAGAAAGATTAGAAAATTTAATTGCAAAACTAGAAACTAATTAG
- the cbiG gene encoding cobalt-precorrin 5A hydrolase, with product MLENVWRGIAIIYASNRDSAEKIYRILRENGVPSSLFPFNQVDFDNVWNCYDGVIFVMALGGVVRTICKYVNKKNLDPPVIAIDDSLNYVIPILGAHWGANDIAKEISEVLNSQLIITTASELKGVTPIEYFAKKMLYKIENVDGVVKVDSTLVKGGKVCILGIDKLPNLNGNYSNNLDEDCESIVLIDNAENEKLKGIKKIDLLLKPIQLSIGIGLKKEASKEKVKEAIYFALHKLNSNLDRVKVISSVKERVSEVSKELGKPFKLVSIDELNSFYDPCLSPQSEKLKEIGIKGVAEISALIAGGKDSTLLMRKIPYEGEVTVAIASYEGD from the coding sequence ATGTTAGAAAATGTTTGGAGAGGCATCGCAATAATATATGCTTCGAACAGAGATTCAGCAGAAAAAATTTATAGGATATTGAGGGAAAATGGAGTTCCTTCCTCACTATTTCCTTTTAATCAAGTTGATTTTGATAACGTTTGGAATTGTTATGATGGAGTAATCTTTGTAATGGCTTTAGGAGGAGTAGTTAGAACAATTTGTAAATATGTAAATAAGAAAAATTTGGATCCCCCAGTTATAGCTATAGATGATTCTTTAAATTATGTAATTCCAATTTTAGGAGCCCATTGGGGAGCCAATGACATAGCAAAAGAAATCTCAGAAGTGCTTAACTCTCAGTTGATTATTACTACCGCAAGTGAATTGAAAGGCGTTACTCCCATAGAATACTTTGCTAAGAAAATGCTTTACAAAATAGAAAACGTTGATGGTGTAGTCAAAGTAGATTCTACGCTGGTAAAAGGAGGTAAAGTATGCATTTTAGGAATAGATAAACTTCCAAATTTAAATGGAAACTATTCAAATAATTTAGATGAAGACTGCGAATCTATTGTTCTTATAGATAATGCAGAAAACGAAAAATTAAAAGGAATTAAGAAAATTGATCTATTACTTAAACCCATTCAACTTTCCATAGGTATTGGTCTTAAAAAGGAAGCTAGCAAAGAAAAAGTAAAGGAAGCTATTTATTTTGCTTTACATAAACTAAATTCAAATTTAGATAGAGTTAAAGTAATTTCTTCAGTAAAAGAGAGAGTAAGTGAAGTTTCTAAAGAATTAGGTAAGCCATTTAAACTTGTAAGTATAGATGAATTGAATTCGTTTTATGATCCTTGCCTCTCTCCTCAGTCTGAGAAATTAAAGGAAATAGGAATTAAAGGTGTAGCAGAAATTTCTGCTTTGATTGCAGGAGGGAAGGATAGCACGCTCTTAATGAGAAAAATCCCTTATGAGGGAGAAGTAACTGTGGCAATAGCTTCTTATGAAGGTGATTAG